From Streptomyces sp. 6-11-2, one genomic window encodes:
- a CDS encoding Mut7-C RNAse domain-containing protein: MNGPEIHVGFAPGLHLFVPHARRRGATAVVTDGVSTLGHVVESLGVPLTEVGALVVDGREVPVSHVPRADETVQVRAVARPQQVPGAPLRFLLDVHLGTLARRLRLLGVDTAYESTDIGDPALAARSAAEKRVMLSRDRGLLRRRELWAGAYVYSTRPDDQLHDVLDRFRPELRPWTRCTACNGLLRDATKDEVADQIEHGTHRTYDVFARCGDCGRAYWKGAHHDQLEAIVERALAGYAERS; encoded by the coding sequence GTGAACGGTCCCGAGATCCACGTCGGGTTCGCCCCCGGCCTGCACCTGTTCGTCCCGCACGCCCGGCGCCGCGGCGCCACCGCGGTCGTCACGGACGGCGTCTCGACGCTCGGCCACGTCGTGGAGTCCCTGGGCGTGCCGCTCACCGAGGTCGGCGCGCTGGTGGTGGACGGCCGTGAGGTGCCGGTGTCGCACGTGCCGCGGGCGGACGAGACGGTCCAGGTGCGCGCCGTCGCCCGGCCCCAGCAGGTCCCCGGCGCCCCCCTGCGCTTCCTCCTGGACGTGCACCTGGGCACCCTCGCCCGCCGGCTGCGCCTGCTCGGCGTCGACACGGCCTACGAGTCCACCGACATCGGCGACCCCGCGCTCGCCGCCCGCTCGGCCGCCGAGAAGCGGGTCATGCTCAGCCGCGACCGTGGCCTGCTGCGCCGCCGTGAACTGTGGGCGGGCGCCTACGTCTACAGCACCCGCCCCGACGACCAACTCCACGACGTCCTGGACCGCTTCCGCCCCGAGCTGCGCCCCTGGACCCGCTGCACCGCCTGCAACGGCCTGCTGCGGGACGCCACGAAGGACGAGGTGGCCGACCAGATCGAGCACGGCACTCATCGCACGTACGACGTCTTCGCCCGCTGCGGCGACTGCGGCCGCGCCTACTGGAAGGGCGCCCACCACGACCAGTTGGAGGCCATCGTGGAACGCGCCCTGGCCGGGTACGCCGAGCGGAGCTGA